One window from the genome of Glycine soja cultivar W05 chromosome 12, ASM419377v2, whole genome shotgun sequence encodes:
- the LOC114379290 gene encoding probable serine/threonine-protein kinase At1g54610 — translation MGCIASKSAAVEDSREGVAREFTSSSKRATAKMKVSASNSEKRVDGVWGKDKVLDGVDMKASLIDKESSGSMRSSDNKNGRKKKQKPELAVLDHPGVGRVPKALEGEQVVAGWPTWLSSVAGEAIQGWIPRKADTFERFHKIGQGTYSTVYKARDLTDQKIVALKRVRFDNCDAESVKFMAREILVLRRLDHPNVIKLEGLITSQTSRSLYLVFEYMEHDLTGLASSPSINFSEPQVKCYMQQLLSGLDHCHSRGVLHRDIKGSNLLIDNNGILKIADFGLANFIDPHHKVPLTSRVVTLWYRPPELLLGASNYGVAVDLWSTGCILGELYCGRPILPGKTEVEQLHRIFKLCGSPSEDYWRKLRTPHSTVFRPPHHYRQCVAETFKECPSAATRLIETLLSLDPTLRGTATTALKSEFFSSEPLPCDPSSLPKYPPSKEIDTKLWKEASRHGADGGKEQKFRPGGRQEKEPQTFILSKDNADSHISMQQGKRLPNSRSRNEFFNPHREPAFGHLVFPQKQSEDHKETLNYFSGPLYQRPLHSGPLVPGYGYEMAGREAGGRPHVSSKVNLPKLSGLVASRTSLSGDQKENPVPLKPRETIQVQESTNGSESRRRHDKKRHSQTIDPRQIENGKFSTETLIQDGHGSMGNNIYHLSGPLLLSSNNMDQMLKERDRKIQEYSRRARMYKSGEIAHAK, via the exons ATGGGGTGCATAGCTTCCAAGAGTGCAGCTGTTGAAGACAGCAGGGAAGGTGTGGCAAGGGAATTCACTTCATCTAGCAAAAGGGCGACCGCGAAGATGAAGGTTTCCGCGTCGAATTCGGAGAAAAGGGTCGATGGAGTTTGGGGGAAAGACAAGGTTTTGGATGGTGTTGATATGAAAGCTTCATTAATTGACAAGGAATCCAGTGGTTCGATGCGGTCGAGTGATAATAAGAATGGGAGGAAGAAAAAGCAGAAACCTGAATTGGCTGTTCTTGATCATCCTGGTGTTGGAAGGGTTCCAAAGGCTTTAGAAGGAGAGCAAGTTGTAGCAGGGTGGCCAACTTGGCTTTCTTCTGTTGCTGGTGAAGCTATCCAAGGGTGGATACCACGGAAGGCGGATACTTTTGAGAGGTTTCATAAA ATTGGCCAAGGAACCTACAGTACTGTGTATAAGGCTCGTGATTTGACTGACCAAAAGATCGTTGCATTGAAGAGGGTACGCTTTGATAATTGTGATGCTGAGAGTGTCAAGTTTATGGCAAGGGAAATCCTTGTTCTGCGTAGGCTTGACCATCCAAATGTAATAAAGTTGGAAGGCTTGATAACATCGCAGACATCTCGGAGCTTGTACCTTGTTTTTGAATACATGGAACACGATCTTACAGGACTTGCATCAAGTCCTAGCATTAATTTTTCTGAACCACAG GTTAAATGCTACATGCAGCAGCTTCTTAGTGGATTGGATCATTGTCATAGTCGTGGTGTCCTCCACCGCGACATAAAGGGCTCAAATCTTCTCATTGACAATAATGGCATCTTAAAGATTGCCGATTTTGGTCTGGCAAATTTTATTGACCCCCATCACAAGGTTCCATTGACCAGCCGTGTAGTAACTCTGTGGTATAGACCACCAGAACTTTTACTTGGAGCATCTAATTATGGAGTTGCTGTGGATTTGTGGAGCACTGGTTGCATACTGGGGGAACTATATTGTGGCAGACCTATATTACCTGGAAAAACAGAG gttGAACAATTGCATAGGATATTTAAACTTTGTGGCTCACCATCTGAGGATTATTGGCGTAAGCTGCGGACGCCACATTCAACAGTATTCAGGCCTCCCCACCATTATAGGCAGTGTGTTGCTGAAACATTTAAAGAATGCCCATCTGCTGCCACAAGGCTTATTGAAACCCTACTTTCTTTAGATCCCACACTTCGAGGAACAGCAACTACAGCCCTGAAGAGTGAG TTCTTTTCATCGGAACCCCTTCCTTGTGATCCATCAAGTTTACCAAAATATCCTCCCAGCAAAGAGATTGACACTAAATTGTGGAAAGAAGCATCAAG GCACGGAGCTGATGGAGGAAAGGAGCAAAAATTTAGACCAGGAGGTCGACAAGAGAAAGAACCTCAGACATTTATATTATCCAAAGACAATGCTGACTCTCACATATCAATGCAG CAAGGGAAACGCCTTCCAAACTCAAGGAGCCGGAATGAATTCTTCAACCCTCACAGAGAACCTGCGTTTGGACATTTGGTTTTTCCACAAAAGCAGTCAGAAGATCATAAAGAAACACTAAATTATTTCTCCGGCCCTCTTTATCAGAGGCCTTTGCATTCAGGTCCATTGGTTCCAGGTTATGGCTATGAAATGGCTGGAAGGGAAGCTGGTGGGCGGCCTCATGTTTCAAGCAAAGTCAACCTACCAAAACTATCTGGGTTAGTGGCATCTAGGACCTCATTGTCTGGAGATCAAAAAGAAAATCCAGTTCCGTTGAAGCCCCGAGAAACAATTCAAGTACAGGAGTCAACTAATGGATCAGAGTCAAGAAGAAGGCATGATAAAAAACGCCATTCTCAGACAATTGATCCCAGGCAAATCGAAAATGGAAAATTTTCAACTGAAACATTAATTCAG GATGGGCATGGATCCATGGGAAACAATATCTACCACCTCTCTGGTCCATTACTGCTTTCATCAAACAACATGGATCAGATGCTCAAAGAGCGTGATCGAAAGATCCAAGAATATTCAAGACGAGCAAGAATGTACAAGTCTGGTGAGATAGCTCATGCAAAGTAA
- the LOC114379289 gene encoding probable L-type lectin-domain containing receptor kinase VII.2 yields the protein MQKPISIWLSFSSIFSPLPMSPLKLLVILLHTVTIFTSASTTEFVYNTNFNTTNIILYGNASIETSILTLTNQSFFSIGRAFYPHKIPTKLANSSTFLPFATSFIFSVVPIKNFITGHGFVFLFTPSSGVNGTTSAEYIGLFNRSNEGNPQNHVFGVEFDPVKNEEEFNDISDNHVGVDINSLRSSTSHEAGYWGGKGDKEFKVLDFKNGENYQVWIEFMHSQLNVTMARAGQKKPRVPLISSNVNLSGVLMDETYVGFTAATGRIIDSAKILAWSFSDSNFSIGDALVTENLPSFVHHKKWFPGAQAFAVGVTSIVFVLIISCGYVAFFVLRRRKTQEEVEDWELEYWPHRIGFHEIDAATRGFSEENVVAVGGTGKVYKGVLHGVEVAVKRIPQEREEGMREFLAEVSSLGRMKHRNLVGLRGWCKKEKGNLILVYDFMSNGSLDKWIFECEEGMMLTWEERIQVLKNVATGILYLHEGWEVKVLHRDIKANNVLLDKDMNARLGDFGLARMHDHQGQVVSTTRVIGTVGYIAPEVIQRGTASTLSDVFGFGILVLEVICGRRPIEEHKPGLIEWLMSLMVQGQLHSAVDERLKAKGGYTIEEAERLLHLGLLCSHTDPSIRPTMRQVVKILEVEIDSIESDEDNMEMSLLGKIRSATTWSRAECALPYSGYPSFDEVKMFSFNSRTSRSGSSTFLGSESEITRENI from the coding sequence ATGCAGAAACCAATTTCAATTTGGCTGagtttttcttccattttcagTCCTTTGCCAATGTCTCCACTTAAGCTCCTTGTCATTCTTCTTCACACTGTAACCATTTTTACTTCAGCTTCCACTACTGAATTTGTCTACAACACAAACTTCAACACCACAAATATCATCCTATATGGAAATGCCTCTATTGAGACCTCCATTCTTACTCTCACAAATCAAAGTTTCTTCTCCATAGGCCGTGCTTTTTACCCTCACAAAATACCTACCAAACTAGCCAACTCTTCCACCTTTCTCCCCTTTGCAACCTCCTTCATTTTCTCAGTTGTCCCCATTAAAAACTTTATCACTGGTCATGGCTTTGTCTTCCTATTCACGCCATCAAGCGGTGTAAATGGCACGACCTCAGCTGAGTATATCGGTCTTTTCAATCGCAGCAATGAAGGCAATCCTCAGAACCACGTTTTTGGAGTCGAGTTTGATCCAGTTAAAAATGAAGAAGAGTTCAACGATATAAGCGACAATCATGTCGGTGTCGACATAAACTCGCTTCGTTCCTCAACTTCACACGAGGCTGGTTATTGGGGTGGAAAAGGTGACAAAGAATTTAAGGTGTTGGATTTCAAAAATGGAGAAAACTATCAGGTATGGATTGAATTTATGCATTCCCAGCTTAACGTTACTATGGCTCGGGCGGGACAAAAGAAGCCTCGAGTGCCTCTTATCAGCAGTAATGTCAACCTTTCAGGCGTTCTTATGGATGAAACATACGTTGGATTCACTGCAGCAACAGGGAGGATAATAGACAGTGCTAAGATTCTTGCTTGGAGTTTTAGTGATTCAAATTTTTCAATTGGTGATGCATTAGTGACAGAAAATTTGCCTTCATTTGTTCATCATAAAAAGTGGTTTCCTGGAGCACAAGCTTTCGCGGTAGGTGTCACCAGTATTGTGTTTGTGTTAATCATTAGTTGTGGTTATGTAGCATTTTTCGTTCTCCGCAGAAGAAAGACACAAGAAGAAGTTGAAGATTGGGAACTGGAGTATTGGCCTCACAGGATTGGTTTCCATGAGATCGATGCAGCAACAAGGGGGTTTTCTGAAGAGAATGTGGTTGCTGTAGGAGGGACCGGGAAGGTATATAAAGGGGTTTTGCATGGGGTAGAAGTTGCAGTCAAGAGAATTCCTCAAGAAAGGGAAGAAGGGATGAGAGAGTTTTTGGCCGAGGTTTCAAGCCTTGGCAGAATGAAGCACAGAAATTTAGTAGGATTAAGAGGCTggtgcaaaaaagaaaagggaaatttGATTCTAGTTTATGACTTCATGAGCAATGGAAGTTTAGACAAATGGATATTTGAGTGTGAAGAGGGAATGATGCTAACATGGGAAGAGAGGATTCAAGTTTTGAAAAATGTAGCCACAGGGATTCTATACCTGCATGAGGGTTGGGAAGTTAAGGTCTTGCATAGGGACATTAAAGCAAACAATGTTCTTCTTGATAAGGACATGAATGCAAGGCTGGGAGATTTCGGATTGGCTCGTATGCATGATCATCAGGGACAAGTGGTCAGCACAACAAGAGTAATAGGGACAGTAGGATACATTGCTCCTGAAGTGATTCAAAGAGGAACAGCGTCAACTTTGTCTGATGTGTTTGGTTTTGGAATATTGGTGTTGGAAGTAATTTGCGGACGAAGACCTATTGAAGAACATAAGCCGGGGCTAATTGAATGGCTGATGTCCTTAATGGTGCAAGGCCAATTGCACAGTGCAGTTGATGAAAGGTTGAAGGCTAAAGGGGGATACACCATAGAGGAAGCTGAGAGATTGCTTCATTTGGGTTTGTTGTGTTCACATACAGACCCTAGTATTAGACCAACAATGAGGCAGGTTGTGAAAATTTTGGAGGTGGAAATTGACAGCATTGAGTCTGATGAAGATAACATGGAAATGAGTTTGCTTGGAAAAATAAGATCAGCTACTACGTGGTCTAGAGCTGAATGTGCTTTACCATACAGTGGTTACCCTTCTTTTGATGAAGTTAAGATGTTCAGTTTTAATTCTAGGACTTCTAGAAGTGGCTCAAGTACCTTTCTAGGATCAGAATCAGAAATCACCAGAGAAAACATATGA
- the LOC114379035 gene encoding probable L-type lectin-domain containing receptor kinase VII.2, whose protein sequence is MSPKANCKNCWEDTIRVLQNVADGILYLHEGWEVEVLHRDIKACNVLLDKDMNARLGDFGLARLHHHEHVAETTRVIGTLGYMAPELVRIGRPSAACDVYSFGVLVLEVVCGRRSIIADQPPLVDWVFSLVENGELSCAIDEHLKGQSGYNAEEAKRLLHLGLLCVSTDPGVRPTMRQVVKALEGIKCTECNKDCIHFALLGKINSAASWSKSSTSSANVNYPTFDEILQAKFYSTASLSVSCPSPQPESEFVSEGR, encoded by the exons ATGTCGCCTA AGGCAAATTGCAAAAACTGTTGGGAAGATACAATTAGAGTTTTGCAAAACGTAGCTGATGGAATTTTATATCTACATGAGGGTTGGGAAGTTGAGGTCTTGCATAGGGACATTAAAGCTTGTAATGTATTGCTTGACAAGGACATGAATGCTAGGTTGGGGGATTTTGGGCTTGCAAGGCTGCATCACCATGAACATGTGGCTGAAACAACAAGAGTGATAGGGACTCTGGGGTACATGGCACCTGAACTTGTCCGAATCGGGCGACCATCAGCTGCATGTGATGTGTATAGTTTTGGAGTATTGGTTTTAGAAGTGGTGTGTGGGCGAAGATCCATCATAGCAGATCAGCCACCATTGGTTGATTGGGTGTTTTCCCTTGTGGAGAATGGGGAGTTGAGTTGTGCTATTGACGAGCATTTGAAGGGTCAAAGTGGATACAATGCTGAGGAAGCTAAGAGGCTGCTTCATTTGGGTTTGTTATGTGTTAGTACAGACCCTGGTGTTAGGCCAACAATGAGGCAGGTGGTGAAAGCATTGGAGGGAATAAAATGCACGGAGTGTAACAAAGATTGCATCCATTTTGCTCTGCTTGGAAAAATAAACTCAGCAGCATCATGGTCTAAGAGTTCTACAAGTTCTGCTAATGTAAATTATCCTACCTTTGATGAAATTTTGCAGGCCAAGTTTTACTCTACAGCATCTTTAAGCGTCTCTTGTCCCAGTCCACAGCCAGAGTCAGAGTTTGTCTCAGAAGGAAGGTGA